Proteins co-encoded in one Crassostrea angulata isolate pt1a10 unplaced genomic scaffold, ASM2561291v2 HiC_scaffold_130, whole genome shotgun sequence genomic window:
- the LOC128169433 gene encoding uncharacterized protein LOC128169433 — MYFLFCHSICLLSVLSMLSSMLEVSEAYENVALHKPAFQLHPYDKNNKTFDATNAVDGLKSDLSWTGGQCAVSALEKEIAAWWVNLGRLHIIHHITVYFKTKNAIWDNTNNATSTFLGFSLYVSNTTDRLQGKLCFKDNYFNRSTIPAVFSTICYVQGQYVIYYNERLKGVTYPSDYNSDAENDLCEVEVYGCPVQTTHCDVFDAVECVCLACKPGYHGDTCKGASSTDVEVKSQTPVLQGVIASSTDVEVKSQTPVLQGLIGGLSVSILIIVVLILHIVQTRVSMRRNHQILNAIELRNGANSTNSSVTGSNYTGNSYTEFGWSRETD; from the exons ATGTACTTTCTGTTCTGTCATTCTATATGTCTCCTTAGTGTCCTGTCCATGTTGTCCAGTATGTTAGAAGTATCAGAGGCGTATG AAAATGTTGCCTTACACAAACCCGCATTTCAATTGCATCCgtatgacaaaaataataaaacattcgACGCAACTAATGCAGTAGATGGACTAAAGTCTGACTTATCTTGGACTGGAGGTCAATGTGCTGTATCAGCTCTTGAAAAAGAAATCGCCGCCTGGTGGGTAAACCTTGGCAGACTTCACATCATCCACCACATCACCGTGTATTTCAAGACAAAAAATGCCATTTGGG ATAACACAAACAACGCTACATCCACCTTTCTAGGATTTTCACTCTATGTTTCCAACACAACAGATAGATTGCAAGGAAAATTATGTTTCAAGGATAATTACTTTAACAGAAGCACTATTCCTGCAGTGTTTAGCACAATATGTTATGTACAAGGACAATATgtcatctactacaacgagAGATTGAAAGGGGTTACCTATCCTAGCGATTATAATTCAGATGCTGAAAATGATTTATGTGAAGTCGAGGTGTATG GTTGTCCGGTACAAACGACTCATTGCGATGTGTTTGACGCAGTTGAATGTGTCTGTCTGGCCTGTAAACCTGGTTACCATGGTGACACGTGTAAAGGag CATCCTCAACTGATGTCGAAGTTAAAAGCCAGACACCTGTACTGCAAGGTGTTATAGCATCCTCAACTGATGTCGAAGTTAAAAGCCAGACACCTGTACTGCAAGGTCTAATCGGTGGTCTCAGTGTCTCGATTTTGATCATAGTTGTACTTATTCTCCATATTGTACAGACAAG AGTTTCAATGAGAAGGAACCATCAAATATTGAATGCAATAGAATTAAGAAATGGCGCCAACTCAACAAACTCATCTGTTACTGGAAGCAATTATACTGGGAATAGTTACACTGAGTTCGGATGGTCCAGGGAGACTGACTAG
- the LOC128169432 gene encoding uncharacterized protein LOC128169432, with protein MFIPYGQSIWHTNVFILWFCLLGASQSYENVALHKRAFQLNPYDGTNKTFDASNAVDGLKSNLHWNGGQCAVSALGKEIAAWWVNLGSLHIIHHITVYFRTNNDIWDNRNNATASVLGFSLYVSNTSDRLQGKLCFKDDHFNRSTIPAVFSTMCYVLGQYVIYYNERLKGVSYPSDYNSDAENDLCEVEVYGCPLQITHCDVLDKVDCVCLACKLGYHGDQCERASSTDVEVKSQTPVLQGLIGGLSVSILIIVVLILYAVQTRISMRRNPPLLNAIELRNDANSANSCVTGSNYTVNSYTEFGWSSNTDPYYTIQEMTGVV; from the exons ATGTTTATTCCATACGGACAATCGATTTGGCAtaccaatgtcttcattttGTGGTTTTGCCTCTTGGGTGCATCTCAATCTTATG AAAATGTTGCTTTACACAAACGTGCATTCCAACTGAATCCGTATGACGGAACAAATAAAACCTTCGACGCAAGTAATGCAGTAGATGGACTCAAGTCTAACTTACATTGGAATGGAGGTCAATGTGCTGTATCAGCTCTTGGAAAAGAAATCGCTGCCTGGTGGGTAAACCTCGGCAGTCTCCACATCATCCACCACATCACTGTGTATTTCAGGACAAATAATGACATTTGGG ATAACAGAAACAACGCAACAGCTTCTGTTCTAGGATTTTCACTGTATGTTTCCAACACTTCAGATAGATTACAAGGAAAATTGTGTTTCAAGGATGATCACTTTAACAGAAGCACTATACCTGCTGTTTTTAGCACGATGTGTTATGTTTTGGGACAATATGTCATCTATTACAACGAGAGACTGAAAGGGGTTTCCTATCCTAGCGATTATAATTCAGATGCTGAAAATGATTTATGTGAAGTCGAGGTGTATG GCTGTCCTTTACAAATAACGCATTGCGATGTCTTGGACAAAGTTGATTGTGTCTGTTTGGCCTGTAAACTTGGTTACCATGGTGATCAGTGTGAACGAG CATCCTCAACTGATGTCGAAGTTAAAAGCCAGACTCCTGTACTGCAAGGTCTGATCGGTGGCCTCAGTGTCTCGATTTTAATCATCGTTGTACTTATTCTCTATGCTGTACAGACAAG AATTTCAATGAGAAGGAACCCTCCATTATTGAATGCAATAGAATTAAGGAATGACGCCAACTCAGCCAACTCATGTGTTACTGGAAGCAATTATACTGTGAATAGTTACACTGAGTTCGGATGGTCCAGTAACACTGACCCATATTATACGATCCAGGAGATGACAGGTGTAGTTTAG